One window of Campylobacter sp. RM12651 genomic DNA carries:
- a CDS encoding glycosyltransferase: MIEKIKNKCFELIDKYRDLEYPDQDLLNMACQGRKKLLEIIWNYQWNYLFFNQNIFLEEKKLVKYAKIIHYNTDLKPWNIKNIEQYDFNIRELYYEWMKIAEKEINFKSNNFDNFNIKDEYLTYLSVLSSSRIDVKNFGINKNNIDIIQKINKHISISTEKSNGYSIFGNNNIIEFIIINSGLLVIDLFCDNENIIYNQIKINGKNLLQKPLNITKNTSYKIKKYVLNKQIIKLEVDYIGSKYFKINIRNVRTYKNNIRLLNHSSNISISTPSWFADNNGIGAILASKNYKDSFQIKTRCNGNLVFKFMGIYRKYNNKMIPLYVNYQSIKINGKEILREPITTWHDKAFTYEMKVKDNEMIDIEVTKAPYPYTKSELKELIIKLSSGVEPKDINNIIENIIKNRLEYEKSTKLKQPNRIFSITREKYKTRYYFLGLKYVKFNTRREILDLIKEENAKLIKEIEQLKEKLN; encoded by the coding sequence ATAATTGAAAAAATTAAAAATAAATGTTTTGAATTAATTGATAAGTATAGAGATTTAGAATATCCAGATCAAGATTTGTTAAATATGGCTTGTCAAGGTCGTAAGAAATTATTAGAAATCATATGGAACTATCAATGGAATTATTTATTTTTTAATCAAAATATATTTTTAGAAGAAAAAAAATTAGTAAAATATGCAAAAATAATTCATTATAACACAGATTTGAAGCCTTGGAATATTAAAAATATAGAACAATATGATTTTAATATTAGAGAATTGTATTATGAATGGATGAAAATTGCAGAAAAAGAAATAAATTTTAAATCAAATAATTTTGATAATTTTAATATTAAGGATGAATATTTAACATATTTAAGTGTATTAAGTTCAAGTCGTATTGATGTAAAAAATTTTGGTATTAACAAAAACAATATTGATATTATTCAAAAGATAAATAAACATATAAGTATATCAACAGAAAAAAGTAACGGTTATAGTATTTTTGGCAATAATAATATTATTGAATTTATAATAATCAATAGTGGCCTACTTGTTATAGATTTATTTTGTGATAATGAAAATATTATTTATAATCAGATTAAAATAAATGGTAAAAATCTTTTGCAAAAGCCATTAAATATTACTAAAAATACTTCATATAAGATAAAAAAATATGTATTAAATAAACAAATAATTAAATTAGAAGTAGATTATATTGGTAGTAAATATTTTAAAATTAATATAAGAAATGTGAGAACATATAAAAACAATATAAGATTGTTAAATCATAGTTCAAATATAAGTATAAGTACCCCTAGCTGGTTTGCAGATAATAATGGTATAGGAGCAATTTTAGCTAGTAAAAACTATAAAGATAGTTTTCAAATTAAAACTAGATGTAATGGTAATTTAGTGTTTAAGTTTATGGGAATTTATAGAAAATATAATAATAAAATGATTCCTTTGTATGTCAACTATCAATCAATCAAGATAAATGGAAAAGAGATTTTAAGGGAGCCTATTACTACTTGGCATGATAAAGCTTTTACCTATGAAATGAAGGTTAAGGATAATGAGATGATAGACATAGAGGTAACCAAAGCACCATATCCTTATACTAAAAGTGAACTAAAAGAATTAATAATTAAGCTTTCTAGTGGAGTAGAGCCTAAAGATATAAATAATATTATTGAAAATATTATTAAAAACAGACTGGAGTATGAAAAATCAACTAAATTAAAACAACCAAATCGTATTTTCTCAATCACAAGAGAAAAATATAAAACAAGATATTATTTCTTAGGTTTGAAGTATGTAAAATTTAATACTAGACGAGAAATCCTAGACCTTATCAAAGAAGAAAACGCAAAGTTAATAAAAGAAATTGAACAATTAAAAGAAAAATTAAATTAA
- a CDS encoding glycosyltransferase: MSDFLSMTLSENQIIVKNAEGDPDTKATILIKNKIDYIPKVSVIIPVYNTEKYLRECLDSVINQSLKEIEIICVDDGSTDNSLEILKEYAAKDNRIFVVSRINCGVGYSRNEGIQKAKGEFLAFIDPDDYYPDNNVILILYQKAILNNVLICGGSLLIYDENKKECYQKDNNKDLFKYDGIMDYSDYQFDYGFQRFIYSRKMVLKNNIFFPNYKRYQDPIFMIKAMDCAKKIYVVKSHTYTYRMEHKTVTWDNSRVIDILNAFLEILDYTNKNNLNKLYDLSLMRLKKEYWGKIKNVDNDDINLVKQKLVELSLKRYCKIYTNLEKAKVSIIIPIFNVSKYLQECLNSITSQTFDYIEIICVNDGSSDNSLDILNDFANRHRNIKIIDKINTGYGNSMNCGLRVANSEYIGIVEPDDFIALDMYKRLYKVAKENDLDVLKSNYYIYKNNVSTLNKVINDNCYNKIFNGVNDKDKLGFVINPTGIFKKVFLDSNYITFNETPGASHQDIGFDYCTTYLADKIMYLDEAFYYYRQDNEEASMFKKSCVYTIFLEQQHVFNIMKKNSKFQYLYNILLLRKYNSYIYFYKNRISLKDRGIFRKLLKDECMQDKIFSVDLIDIKVVEQIKNIVFSKNYIPVIFATNDYYVDYLRVALKSLSNTVNNNDEYHIFIFYSNLKKDSMDKIFNTKIKDNIYIEFIDVFNYIQQYNLYSTNHFSIEMYYRILAPEILKSYEKIIYLDCDILIKGDISEFYNIDLEGNILGAIINPVDKYEKKIKQLNMNKNEYINSGVLLIDTKNL, translated from the coding sequence ATGAGTGATTTTTTATCAATGACTTTGTCAGAAAATCAAATTATAGTTAAAAACGCTGAAGGTGACCCTGATACAAAAGCTACTATTTTGATTAAAAATAAGATTGATTATATCCCAAAAGTATCAGTAATAATCCCAGTATATAACACTGAAAAATATTTAAGAGAGTGTTTAGATAGTGTAATAAACCAAAGCTTAAAAGAAATAGAAATAATATGTGTAGATGATGGTTCAACTGATAATTCGCTAGAAATCTTAAAAGAATATGCAGCTAAAGATAATCGCATCTTTGTTGTTAGCAGGATAAATTGTGGAGTAGGGTATTCAAGAAATGAGGGGATACAAAAAGCAAAAGGGGAATTTTTAGCATTCATTGATCCTGATGATTATTATCCAGACAATAATGTGATTTTAATTTTATATCAAAAAGCAATTTTAAATAATGTACTAATTTGTGGCGGATCGTTATTGATATACGATGAAAATAAAAAAGAGTGCTATCAAAAGGATAACAATAAAGATTTATTTAAATATGATGGGATAATGGACTATTCAGACTATCAGTTTGATTATGGCTTTCAAAGGTTTATTTATAGTAGAAAGATGGTTTTAAAAAATAATATATTTTTTCCAAATTATAAAAGATATCAAGATCCTATTTTTATGATTAAGGCTATGGATTGTGCAAAAAAAATATATGTTGTAAAATCTCATACTTATACTTACAGAATGGAGCATAAAACAGTCACTTGGGACAATAGTAGAGTAATTGATATTTTGAACGCATTTTTAGAAATTTTAGATTATACAAATAAGAATAATTTAAATAAACTTTACGATTTAAGCCTAATGAGATTGAAAAAGGAGTATTGGGGAAAGATTAAAAATGTAGACAATGATGACATAAATTTAGTCAAACAAAAATTAGTTGAACTTTCACTTAAAAGATATTGCAAAATTTATACTAACTTAGAGAAAGCAAAAGTTTCTATAATTATTCCTATATTTAATGTATCTAAGTATTTACAAGAATGTTTAAATTCTATAACTAGTCAGACTTTTGATTATATTGAAATTATTTGCGTTAATGATGGCTCAAGTGATAATTCTTTAGATATATTAAATGATTTTGCAAATAGGCATAGAAATATTAAAATAATTGATAAGATTAATACAGGATATGGAAATTCTATGAACTGTGGTTTACGTGTTGCTAATAGTGAATATATAGGCATAGTTGAACCTGATGATTTCATAGCTTTAGATATGTATAAAAGACTTTATAAAGTCGCTAAAGAAAATGATTTGGATGTATTAAAATCAAACTATTATATATACAAAAACAATGTTAGTACTCTAAATAAAGTTATAAATGATAATTGTTATAACAAAATTTTTAATGGAGTTAATGATAAAGATAAGCTAGGTTTTGTGATAAACCCAACAGGAATATTTAAAAAAGTTTTTTTAGATAGCAATTATATTACTTTCAATGAAACTCCAGGAGCATCACATCAAGATATAGGATTTGATTATTGTACCACTTATTTAGCAGATAAAATAATGTATTTAGATGAAGCTTTTTACTATTACAGACAAGATAATGAAGAAGCTTCAATGTTTAAAAAATCTTGTGTTTATACTATCTTCTTGGAGCAACAACATGTATTTAACATTATGAAAAAAAATAGTAAGTTTCAATACCTATATAATATCTTGTTGTTAAGAAAATATAATTCTTATATTTACTTTTATAAAAATAGGATTTCTTTAAAAGATAGGGGAATTTTTAGAAAATTACTTAAAGATGAGTGTATGCAGGATAAAATATTTAGTGTAGATCTAATTGATATTAAAGTTGTAGAACAAATAAAAAATATAGTTTTTTCTAAAAATTATATACCAGTTATTTTTGCGACTAATGACTATTATGTGGATTATTTGAGAGTAGCTTTGAAATCATTATCTAATACTGTAAATAATAATGATGAATATCATATATTTATTTTTTATAGTAACTTAAAAAAAGATAGTATGGATAAGATTTTTAATACAAAAATAAAAGATAATATATATATAGAATTTATAGATGTTTTTAATTATATTCAGCAATATAATTTATATAGTACAAATCATTTCAGTATAGAGATGTATTATAGAATTTTAGCTCCTGAAATCCTTAAAAGTTATGAAAAAATTATTTACTTAGATTGTGATATTCTTATAAAAGGTGACATATCTGAATTTTATAATATTGATTTAGAAGGTAATATATTAGGTGCTATCATCAATCCTGTAGATAAGTATGAAAAAAAAATAAAACAATTAAATATGAACAAAAATGAATATATTAATTCTGGTGTATTGTTGATTGATACAAAAAATTTATAA
- the glf gene encoding UDP-galactopyranose mutase: MSKEKLNLIVGCGLSGAVMANKIANELDEKVVIIDRKDHIAGTCYDYKDIDTGITVHKYGPHIFRTNNKEVWDFLSKYTEWMPFMHNVLGIVDGNEVPVPFNLNSLYIVFPEQLAKKLENKLIEKFGYNVKIKILELLQTDDKDLKLLADFIYEKIFKEYTIKQWGFKPEELDPSVTGSVPVFIGRDNRYFQEKYQGIPLNGYTKMFENMLSHKNIEIRLNTDYKNINEKHFDRIFYTGAIEEFFEYKFGKLPYRSLDIKITTYDIDKFQNAPVVNYPNNYDFTRIAEYKYFLKEQSNKTVLSFEYPKEFEIGKNERIYPILNNSNTALYNKYLQEAILLENIYFLGRLGAYKYYDMNRTILGAFEVFENIFNVKGSNK, from the coding sequence ATGAGTAAAGAAAAACTAAATTTAATAGTAGGATGTGGTTTAAGTGGTGCTGTAATGGCAAATAAAATAGCCAACGAATTGGATGAAAAAGTTGTTATTATAGATAGAAAAGACCATATAGCAGGTACTTGTTATGATTATAAAGATATAGATACAGGCATTACAGTTCATAAGTACGGCCCTCATATTTTTAGAACTAATAATAAAGAAGTTTGGGATTTTTTATCAAAATATACCGAATGGATGCCTTTTATGCATAATGTTTTAGGCATAGTAGACGGCAATGAAGTACCAGTTCCATTTAACTTAAATTCATTGTATATTGTATTTCCTGAGCAGTTGGCAAAAAAATTAGAAAATAAACTTATAGAAAAATTTGGATATAACGTAAAGATAAAGATACTTGAGCTATTACAAACAGATGATAAAGATTTGAAATTATTAGCAGATTTTATATATGAAAAAATTTTTAAGGAATATACTATTAAACAATGGGGCTTTAAGCCTGAAGAGTTAGATCCATCTGTTACCGGATCGGTTCCAGTTTTTATAGGTAGAGATAATAGGTATTTTCAAGAAAAATACCAAGGTATACCTCTTAATGGTTATACTAAGATGTTTGAAAATATGTTATCTCATAAAAATATAGAAATAAGACTAAACACAGACTATAAAAATATAAATGAAAAACATTTTGATAGAATATTTTATACTGGAGCTATTGAAGAATTTTTTGAATATAAATTTGGAAAACTACCTTATAGAAGTCTAGATATTAAAATTACAACTTATGATATTGATAAATTTCAAAATGCTCCGGTGGTTAATTATCCTAACAATTATGATTTTACTAGAATAGCTGAGTATAAATATTTTTTAAAAGAACAATCTAATAAAACAGTTTTATCGTTTGAATATCCTAAAGAATTTGAAATAGGAAAGAATGAAAGAATTTATCCAATTTTAAATAATTCAAATACTGCTTTATATAACAAATACTTACAAGAAGCTATATTATTAGAAAATATTTATTTTTTAGGAAGACTAGGAGCTTATAAATATTATGATATGAATAGAACTATCCTTGGTGCTTTTGAAGTATTTGAGAATATCTTTAATGTAAAAGGAAGTAATAAATGA